A genomic window from Diospyros lotus cultivar Yz01 chromosome 2, ASM1463336v1, whole genome shotgun sequence includes:
- the LOC127793792 gene encoding uncharacterized protein LOC127793792 isoform X2 encodes MGRRVDAALEVQRKKLKKHGKKKNPLLKKFFDYLKSDSYMFAPLVSSQPSGSSSPTEPISTFATRDETEKPGGENSKKLLKKVREYLLSDCYMYAPLTDAQQSQGVDSATSSPPWPVWRPKRVATAFPIREVPKETKQPTEQTVMLTGKDQRTDRSPVKKTTLVRQTRQETVKHVVHRQCRSSSIPGKGMLETDQRKVTVE; translated from the exons ATGGGTAGAAGAGTGGATGCGGCACTAGAAGTTCAGAGGAAGAAACTCAAGAAACATGGCAAGAAGAAGAATCCGCTGCTCAAGAAATTCTTTGACTATCTCAAGTCTGATTCCTACATGTTTGCTCCCTTGGTTTCTTCTCAACCCTCTGGTTCCTCCTCACCCACAGAGCCAATTTCTACGTTTGCTACAA GAGATGAAACGGAGAAACCCGGTGGGGAAAACAGCAAGAAATTGCTTAAGAAGGTTAGGGAGTATCTCTTATCTGATTGTTATATGTATGCCCCTTTGACGGATGCCCAACAATCACAAGGTGTTGATTCTGCCACATCCAGTCCTCCTT GGCCAGTTTGGCGTCCGAAAAGGGTCGCTACAGCATTTCCAATAAGAGAAGTACCTAAGGAAACCAAGCAGCCTACAGAACAGACAGTAATGTTAACTGGAAAAGACCAACGCACGGACAGGTCTCCTGTTAAGAAAACCACTCTAGTTCGCCAAACACGGCAAGAAACAGTCAAGCATGTAGTTCATCGTCAATGTCGCTCTTCATCCATACCAG GCAAAGGGATGCTTGAAACAGACCAAAGGAAGGTGACGGTGGAGTGA
- the LOC127793792 gene encoding uncharacterized protein LOC127793792 isoform X1, producing MGRRVDAALEVQRKKLKKHGKKKNPLLKKFFDYLKSDSYMFAPLVSSQPSGSSSPTEPISTFATRDETEKPGGENSKKLLKKVREYLLSDCYMYAPLTDAQQSQGVDSATSSPPCTGPVWRPKRVATAFPIREVPKETKQPTEQTVMLTGKDQRTDRSPVKKTTLVRQTRQETVKHVVHRQCRSSSIPGKGMLETDQRKVTVE from the exons ATGGGTAGAAGAGTGGATGCGGCACTAGAAGTTCAGAGGAAGAAACTCAAGAAACATGGCAAGAAGAAGAATCCGCTGCTCAAGAAATTCTTTGACTATCTCAAGTCTGATTCCTACATGTTTGCTCCCTTGGTTTCTTCTCAACCCTCTGGTTCCTCCTCACCCACAGAGCCAATTTCTACGTTTGCTACAA GAGATGAAACGGAGAAACCCGGTGGGGAAAACAGCAAGAAATTGCTTAAGAAGGTTAGGGAGTATCTCTTATCTGATTGTTATATGTATGCCCCTTTGACGGATGCCCAACAATCACAAGGTGTTGATTCTGCCACATCCAGTCCTCCTTGTACGG GGCCAGTTTGGCGTCCGAAAAGGGTCGCTACAGCATTTCCAATAAGAGAAGTACCTAAGGAAACCAAGCAGCCTACAGAACAGACAGTAATGTTAACTGGAAAAGACCAACGCACGGACAGGTCTCCTGTTAAGAAAACCACTCTAGTTCGCCAAACACGGCAAGAAACAGTCAAGCATGTAGTTCATCGTCAATGTCGCTCTTCATCCATACCAG GCAAAGGGATGCTTGAAACAGACCAAAGGAAGGTGACGGTGGAGTGA
- the LOC127793788 gene encoding very-long-chain aldehyde decarbonylase CER3-like isoform X1: MVNMAATLSSWPWENLGIFKYLLFGPFVAQVLYSGIQEGMITKDSGCLHILIICALRAVMYQQWTSWSNMLFITRCRRILNQGVDFKQIDKEWEWDNFIILQALVAAMASYIFPGLSNLPLWDTRGFLAAILLHIGLSEPLYYWVHKLFHGEFLFTHYHSLHHSSPVPQPLTAGNATFLEHLVLTAVIGIPVIGTCVMGFGSMSMIYGYVLIFDFLRCLGHCNVEIVPHQLFELFPFLRYLLYTPTYHSLHHTEKGSNFCLFMPLYDAVGNTLNSKSWELQKKISLDSAKKKWRVPDFVFLAHVVDISHSLHSPFVLRSVSSTPFTTRILFLPMWPFAFVVMLVMWAKSKTFLFSFYNLRGRLHQTWAVPRYGFQYFLPFARKGINNQIEEAILRADRLGVKVLSLAALNKNEALNGGGMLFVNKHPNLKVRVVHGNTLTAAVILNEIPDDAKEVFLTGATSKLGRAIALYLCRKRVRVLMLTPSSERYQKIQKEAPAEFQKYLVQVTKYQAAQNCKTWIVGKWITPREQSWAPAGTHFHQFVVPPILSFRRNCTYGDLAAMRLPDDVEGLGSCEYTMERGVVHACHAGGVVHLLEGWTHHEVGAIDVDRIDLVWGAALKHGLKPVSSFTKHKQI; encoded by the exons TATCTGTTATTTGGACCTTTTGTTGCACAAGTATTGTACTCAGGAATCCAAGAGGGTATGATCACGAAGGACAGTGGCTGCCTTCACATTCTAATTATATGTGCTCTTAGAGCTGTTATGTATCAGCAATGGACTTCTTGGAGCAACATGCTTTTCATCACCCGCTGTCGCCGGATCTTAAACCAAGGTGTCGACTTCAAGCAGATCGACAAAGAGTGGGAGTG GGACAATTTCATTATTCTTCAAGCCCTAGTGGCTGCCATGGCTAGCTACATCTTCCCAGGTCTTTCCAATCTTCCCTTGTGGGACACAAGAGGCTTTCTTGCAGCCATTCTTCTCCACATTGGGCTCTCAGAGCCCTTATACTATTGGGTTCACAAGCTCTTCCATGGAGAATTTCTCTTCACCCATTACCATTCTCTCCACCACTCATCACCTGTTCCTCAGCCCTTAACTG CTGGAAATGCCACTTTTTTGGAGCATCTTGTGCTAACAGCTGTGATTGGGATACCAGTGATCGGGACATGTGTGATGGGGTTTGGATCAATGAGCATGATCTATGGCTATGTCTTGATCTTCGATTTTCTcagatgtttggggcattgcaACGTTGAGATTGTTCCCCATCAGTTGTTTGAGCTCTTCCCCTTCCTCAGATATCTTCTCTATACTCCAAC ATACCACAGCCTTCACCACACAGAGAAGGGCTCCAACTTCTGCCTTTTCATGCCTCTTTATGATGCAGTGGGAAACACCCTCAACAGCAAATCATGGGAGTTGCAAAAGAAGATAAGCTTAGATTCAG CAAAAAAGAAGTGGAGGGTGCCAGATTTTGTGTTCTTGGCGCATGTGGTGGATATATCGCATTCATTGCACAGTCCCTTCGTGTTGAGATCAGTGTCATCGACGCCGTTCACAACGAGGATCCTCTTTCTCCCAATGTGGCCCTTTGCTTTTGTGGTGATGCTGGTGATGTGGGCTAAGTCGAAGaccttcctcttctccttctacaATCTCAGAGGCCGCCTCCACCAGACCTGGGCTGTTCCTCGCTATGGTTTTCAG TATTTCTTGCCATTTGCTAGGAAGGGGATCAACAACCAGATTGAGGAAGCTATTCTAAGGGCAGACAGATTGGGAGTTAAAGTCCTTAGCCTTGCTGCACTGAATAAG AATGAAGCTCTTAATGGTGGTGGAATGCTGTTTGTGAACAAGCATCCAAACCTTAAGGTTCGAGTCGTCCATGGGAACACCTTAACGGCTGCTGTGATCCTCAACGAAATCCCCGACGATGCCAAGGAGGTGTTCTTGACCGGAGCAACCTCGAAGCTTGGCCGAGCCATCGCTCTATACCTTTGCCGGAAGAGAGTTCGAGTCCTT ATGTTGACTCCGTCAAGCGAGAGATATCAGAAAATACAGAAGGAAGCCCCAGCCGAGTTTCAGAAGTATCTGGTCCAAGTGACCAAGTACCAAGCAGCCCAAAACTGTAAG ACTTGGATCGTGGGCAAGTGGATAACACCAAGAGAGCAAAGCTGGGCGCCGGCCGGAACACACTTCCATCAATTTGTGGTGCCCCCAATTCTATCCTTCAGAAGAAACTGCACTTACGGTGATCTTGCGGCCATGAGGTTGCCTGATGATGTCGAAGGACTTGGCTCTTGTGAG TACACAATGGAGCGAGGGGTGGTGCATGCTTGCCATGCCGGCGGCGTGGTTCATCTTCTTGAGGGCTGGACGCACCACGAAGTTGGCGCCATCGACGTGGACAGGATCGACTTGGTGTGGGGAGCTGCCCTGAAACATGGCTTGAAGCCAGTCTCAAGCTTCACAAAACACAAACAAATATAG